A stretch of the Psychroserpens sp. Hel_I_66 genome encodes the following:
- the guaA gene encoding glutamine-hydrolyzing GMP synthase: MQHNKVLILDFGSQYTQLIARRVRELNIYCEIHPFNKIPVDSESFKAVILSGSPNSVRGEDVLHPDLEQIRGKKPLLAVCYGAQYLAHFSGGEVAESNSREYGRANLSFIKDREDFFTGITKGSQVWMSHSDTIKKLPTNGVLLASTHDVENAAFKIEGEKTYAIQFHPEVYHSTDGRQLLQNFLVHIAQVEQDWTPQSFVEETVEALQTQLGDDKVVLGLSGGVDSSVAAILLHKAIGKNLYCIFVNNGLLRKDEYTSVLEQYEGMGLNVKGVDASARFLDALKDVSDPELKRKAIGRVFIEVFDDEANAIKDVKWLAQGTIYPDVIESVSATGGPSATIKSHHNVGGLPDFMKLKVVEPLKALFKDEVRRVGKSMGMDPNILGRHPFPGPGLAIRILGDITPEKVRILQEVDAVFINNLKSWNLYDKVWQAGAILLPVNSVGVMGDERTYEKCVALRAVESTDGMTADWVNLPYEFLQKTSNEIINKVKGVNRVVYDISSKPPATIEWE, translated from the coding sequence ATGCAACACAACAAAGTCCTAATTTTAGATTTCGGTTCGCAATACACACAGCTTATTGCGCGTCGCGTTAGAGAGTTAAATATCTATTGCGAAATTCACCCATTCAACAAAATTCCTGTAGATTCTGAGAGTTTTAAAGCAGTCATTCTTTCTGGTAGCCCAAATTCGGTGCGAGGAGAAGACGTTTTACATCCAGATTTAGAACAAATTCGCGGAAAAAAACCATTGCTCGCAGTCTGTTATGGTGCGCAGTATTTAGCGCATTTCTCGGGAGGTGAAGTGGCAGAATCCAATAGTCGCGAATATGGTAGGGCCAACCTGAGTTTTATTAAGGATCGTGAAGATTTTTTTACGGGAATTACAAAAGGAAGTCAAGTGTGGATGAGCCACAGCGATACCATAAAAAAATTACCTACAAATGGAGTTTTATTAGCCAGTACGCACGATGTTGAAAATGCAGCGTTTAAAATAGAAGGCGAAAAAACATATGCCATCCAGTTTCATCCAGAAGTATATCACTCTACAGATGGTAGGCAACTACTCCAAAACTTTTTGGTTCATATTGCCCAAGTGGAGCAGGACTGGACACCACAATCCTTTGTAGAAGAAACCGTAGAAGCACTCCAAACACAATTAGGTGACGATAAAGTCGTTTTAGGATTATCTGGAGGTGTAGATTCGTCTGTCGCTGCCATATTATTGCATAAGGCCATCGGCAAAAACCTGTACTGTATTTTTGTAAATAACGGTTTACTTCGGAAAGATGAATACACAAGCGTTCTAGAGCAATATGAAGGCATGGGGCTTAATGTAAAAGGTGTGGATGCTTCGGCACGCTTTTTGGATGCTTTAAAAGATGTAAGCGATCCAGAATTGAAACGTAAAGCAATAGGTCGCGTGTTTATTGAGGTTTTTGATGATGAAGCAAATGCCATCAAGGATGTAAAATGGTTGGCTCAAGGGACGATTTATCCAGATGTGATAGAAAGTGTTTCGGCAACCGGAGGACCAAGCGCAACAATTAAAAGTCATCATAATGTTGGCGGATTGCCAGATTTTATGAAACTGAAAGTGGTTGAACCGCTTAAGGCATTGTTTAAGGATGAAGTAAGACGCGTAGGGAAATCAATGGGTATGGATCCAAATATTTTGGGTCGCCATCCATTTCCTGGTCCAGGATTGGCGATTAGAATTTTAGGAGATATCACTCCCGAAAAAGTACGTATATTACAAGAGGTTGATGCTGTTTTTATTAACAACCTGAAATCTTGGAATTTATACGATAAGGTCTGGCAAGCTGGAGCTATTTTGTTACCGGTGAACAGTGTTGGCGTGATGGGAGATGAAAGAACCTATGAAAAATGTGTCGCCTTGAGAGCTGTAGAAAGTACAGATGGAATGACTGCCGATTGGGTGAATCTTCCGTATGAGTTTTTACAAAAAACCTCAAATGAGATTATAAATAAAGTAAAGGGTGTAAATAGAGTAGTTTACGATATTAGTTCAAAACCACCTGCAACTATTGAGTGGGAATAA
- the bshC gene encoding bacillithiol biosynthesis cysteine-adding enzyme BshC, with protein sequence MPTKYIPFKETHYFSSLICDYLDEKDHLKSFYHRFPSIENFEAQIHEKQIAYHPDKRKILVNALMRQYGGLQISSLTLTNLDLLKEETTFTITTGHQLNIFTGPFYFFYKIISTINLCKELKEKYPNQNFVPVYWMATEDHDFEEINFFNFKGQKVQWNREAFGAVGELDLDGLDQVYEAFASQLNKTTNAEELKQLFRSAYLEHGNLTKAMRYLVNELFGAHGLVIVDGNDADLKRPFIPYMEDELVNQTSIEKVSEANKHLNDLDGNYKIQVNPREINLFYITQNVRERIVETDGNYQVLNTDMNWSKSEMLKELSEHPERFSPNVIMRPLFQEVILPNLCYIGGGGELAYWLQLKSNFDAQKVVFPMLLLRNSVLIITDKQKEKLDKLDVEVNDLFLNTSELRTKITKQVSKIDIDFSKQKDHLKQQFKDLYKLAEQTDKSFVGAVSAQETKQINGLENLEQRLLKAQKRKMSDYLERVTELQKALFPNESLQERQMNFSEFYLENGDAILPKLLEHLEPLKGEFLVLTI encoded by the coding sequence ATGCCAACCAAATACATTCCGTTTAAAGAGACCCATTATTTTTCATCGCTTATTTGCGATTATCTTGATGAAAAAGACCATTTAAAATCATTTTATCATCGTTTTCCTTCAATAGAAAATTTTGAAGCGCAAATTCATGAAAAGCAGATTGCTTATCATCCAGATAAAAGAAAGATTTTGGTAAATGCTTTAATGCGACAGTATGGAGGTTTACAAATATCTTCATTGACACTTACCAATCTTGATTTATTAAAAGAAGAAACTACATTTACAATTACTACAGGTCACCAACTCAATATCTTTACAGGCCCATTTTATTTTTTTTATAAGATTATATCCACAATAAATTTATGTAAAGAGCTTAAAGAAAAGTATCCAAACCAAAATTTTGTACCTGTGTATTGGATGGCTACTGAAGATCACGATTTTGAGGAAATCAACTTCTTTAATTTTAAAGGTCAAAAAGTACAATGGAATCGGGAAGCATTTGGTGCGGTTGGCGAATTAGACCTCGACGGATTAGATCAGGTTTATGAAGCTTTTGCCAGCCAATTAAATAAAACGACCAATGCAGAGGAGTTGAAACAATTATTCCGAAGTGCGTATTTAGAGCACGGTAATTTAACCAAAGCCATGCGTTATTTGGTCAATGAACTTTTTGGAGCTCATGGTTTGGTCATCGTAGATGGAAATGATGCCGATTTAAAACGTCCGTTTATTCCTTATATGGAAGACGAGCTGGTTAATCAAACGTCTATTGAAAAGGTTTCCGAAGCGAACAAACATCTAAATGATCTCGACGGAAATTATAAAATCCAAGTGAATCCCAGAGAAATCAATTTGTTTTATATTACTCAAAATGTAAGAGAACGCATCGTTGAAACCGATGGAAACTATCAAGTTCTCAACACAGATATGAATTGGAGCAAGAGTGAGATGCTAAAAGAACTTTCAGAACATCCAGAAAGATTTTCGCCAAATGTAATCATGCGACCATTGTTTCAAGAAGTGATTTTACCAAACCTCTGTTATATTGGAGGAGGAGGAGAATTAGCCTATTGGTTGCAGCTCAAATCTAATTTTGATGCACAAAAAGTTGTCTTCCCGATGTTATTACTTCGGAATTCTGTACTCATCATAACCGATAAGCAAAAAGAAAAACTTGACAAACTGGATGTTGAGGTGAACGATTTATTTTTAAATACTTCAGAGTTACGAACAAAAATCACAAAGCAGGTTTCTAAAATTGATATTGATTTCTCAAAGCAGAAAGATCACCTTAAGCAGCAATTCAAAGATTTGTATAAACTCGCTGAGCAAACCGATAAGTCCTTTGTTGGTGCAGTGTCTGCCCAGGAAACGAAACAAATCAACGGATTGGAAAACTTGGAGCAACGTTTATTAAAAGCCCAAAAACGAAAAATGAGCGATTATTTAGAGCGTGTGACCGAACTTCAAAAAGCGTTGTTCCCAAATGAAAGCTTACAGGAAAGACAAATGAACTTTTCGGAGTTTTATTTAGAAAATGGCGACGCAATCCTTCCGAAGTTATTAGAACATTTAGAACCTCTAAAAGGTGAGTTTCTAGTGTTAACAATTTAG
- a CDS encoding M14 family metallopeptidase, with amino-acid sequence MQKSISLIFTLLISFSVLAQDLKSPSSFLGYEIGTKFSRHHQVVDYFEHVERQFSQYVKLEQYGETNERRPLVLAYISSEENMKNLEQIRESNLKNAGILDGTSNTKDVAIVWLSYNVHGNEASSTEASMLTIYKLLTEKQEYLKNTVVIIDPCINPDGRDRYVNWYNETASVPYDIDQQASEHSEPWPGGRPNHYLFDLNRDWAWATQVESQARLKVYNKWMPHIHVDFHEQGINEPYYFAPAAEPFHEIISDWQRDFQTQIGKNHAKYFDAEGWLYFTRERFDLLYPSYGDTYPTYMGAIGMTYEQGGHGRAGLGILNDEGDELTLVDRLTHHTTTGLSTIEIASKNAQKLNTEFEKYFDNSKLTYKSYVLQGHPDKIERLKQLLDKHEITYGFAQGGNVKGYNYSSSKQGQLNTSNKDLVVSTNQPKGKMVKVLFEPNTKLSDSLTYDITAWSVPYAYGLDALASKSLIDTNNKLVSGYPMTIADPTATGYALEWDNIMDAQFLAELLKQNIKVRFTEKPFSAEGKTYDRGSLIIVRGDNKKIKDFDDKVNATAHDHKRTLTALKSGFSSSGPDFGSPDIKLVNPPKIAMLSGEYTSSLSYGELWHFFEQQLQYPLTSINTDDLSRSNLSKFNVLVMPNGYYGGLLDEKLTEKIKNWVQSGGKLIAIDGALNSFADKDGFGLKRNVADSTSEEKNLTIKYADRERDYTKNLITGAIFKTDVDNTHPMAFGYDNHYFTLKLGSSSYSLLENGYNVAYLGDNPKNVSGYAGQDALKQLHNSLIFGEQPLGSGSVIYMVDNVMFRSFWENGKLFFVNSIFFVNNNAYEL; translated from the coding sequence ATGCAAAAATCAATTTCTCTCATTTTTACGTTGCTTATTTCTTTTTCGGTTTTAGCTCAAGATCTTAAGTCGCCCTCTAGTTTTTTAGGGTATGAGATTGGCACTAAATTTTCAAGACATCACCAAGTTGTTGATTATTTTGAGCATGTGGAGCGCCAATTTTCGCAGTATGTAAAATTGGAGCAATATGGAGAAACGAATGAAAGACGACCGCTGGTGCTAGCCTATATTTCTTCCGAAGAAAACATGAAAAACTTAGAGCAAATAAGAGAGAGTAACCTCAAAAATGCTGGGATTTTAGATGGCACGTCAAATACAAAAGATGTTGCGATCGTTTGGTTGAGTTATAATGTGCATGGCAATGAGGCGTCAAGTACTGAGGCGTCAATGCTTACTATTTATAAATTACTAACTGAAAAACAAGAGTATCTAAAAAATACGGTTGTGATTATTGACCCTTGTATCAATCCCGATGGTCGTGATCGTTATGTGAATTGGTACAACGAAACTGCGAGTGTGCCATACGATATTGACCAACAAGCGAGTGAACATAGCGAGCCTTGGCCTGGAGGACGACCAAATCATTATCTTTTTGACCTCAATCGAGACTGGGCTTGGGCAACACAGGTAGAGTCTCAAGCACGATTAAAAGTGTATAATAAATGGATGCCTCATATTCATGTCGATTTTCATGAGCAAGGTATCAATGAGCCTTATTATTTTGCCCCGGCTGCAGAGCCTTTTCATGAGATCATTAGCGATTGGCAGCGCGATTTCCAAACGCAAATTGGTAAAAACCACGCTAAATATTTTGATGCTGAAGGTTGGTTGTACTTCACTCGTGAGCGTTTTGATTTGTTGTATCCCAGTTATGGCGATACGTATCCAACATATATGGGAGCCATTGGGATGACTTACGAGCAAGGTGGACATGGACGCGCAGGATTGGGAATTTTAAACGACGAAGGTGATGAGCTAACTTTGGTAGATCGATTGACGCATCATACAACTACAGGTCTATCAACTATTGAGATTGCATCAAAAAATGCACAAAAGTTAAATACTGAATTTGAAAAGTATTTTGATAATTCTAAGCTCACCTATAAGAGTTATGTTTTACAGGGACATCCAGATAAAATTGAACGTTTAAAACAATTATTAGATAAACATGAAATCACTTATGGCTTCGCTCAAGGCGGAAATGTAAAAGGGTACAACTATTCGTCCTCTAAACAAGGACAGTTAAATACGTCTAATAAAGATTTAGTAGTGAGCACCAATCAGCCAAAAGGAAAAATGGTAAAAGTGTTGTTTGAACCCAATACCAAATTGAGTGACTCTTTGACTTATGATATTACTGCATGGAGTGTTCCTTATGCATATGGTTTGGATGCATTAGCCAGCAAATCTTTAATAGACACTAATAATAAACTTGTTAGTGGTTATCCAATGACAATTGCAGACCCTACTGCAACTGGATATGCTTTAGAATGGGACAACATCATGGACGCTCAATTTCTAGCAGAGCTTTTAAAACAAAATATTAAAGTTCGCTTTACAGAAAAACCTTTTTCTGCGGAAGGCAAAACTTATGATCGAGGTTCATTAATTATTGTTAGAGGTGATAATAAAAAAATAAAGGATTTTGATGATAAAGTAAATGCAACAGCTCACGACCATAAAAGAACTCTGACAGCATTAAAAAGCGGGTTTTCTTCCTCAGGACCAGATTTTGGATCGCCAGATATTAAATTAGTGAATCCGCCAAAAATTGCAATGCTCTCTGGAGAGTATACGTCCTCTTTAAGTTACGGTGAGCTGTGGCATTTTTTTGAGCAACAATTACAATATCCCTTAACATCTATAAATACTGATGATTTATCTCGCAGCAACTTATCAAAATTTAATGTGCTGGTTATGCCAAATGGGTATTATGGAGGTTTACTCGATGAAAAACTGACTGAGAAAATTAAAAATTGGGTTCAGTCTGGTGGAAAGCTCATCGCCATCGATGGTGCTTTAAACAGTTTTGCTGATAAAGATGGATTTGGATTAAAGCGTAATGTGGCTGATTCAACTTCCGAAGAAAAAAATCTTACCATCAAATATGCAGATCGCGAACGTGATTACACCAAAAACCTAATCACAGGTGCAATTTTTAAAACCGATGTTGATAATACGCACCCAATGGCTTTTGGTTATGACAATCACTATTTTACCTTAAAATTGGGCAGTTCTTCGTACAGCCTTTTAGAAAATGGGTACAACGTCGCTTATCTTGGAGACAACCCAAAAAATGTTTCGGGATATGCAGGACAAGATGCGCTAAAACAATTACACAATTCGCTCATTTTTGGTGAGCAACCTCTGGGAAGCGGAAGTGTAATCTATATGGTTGACAATGTGATGTTCAGGAGCTTTTGGGAAAACGGAAAACTGTTTTTTGTGAATTCCATTTTCTTTGTAAACAACAATGCTTATGAATTATAA
- a CDS encoding T9SS type A sorting domain-containing protein, with product MKKLYSLIFSLLCVSFLFSQERIAVAQSTRDVVILLDPTDGSVINNDFIDLTTLGASTPKDILQVGDELWITDQIQDRIDRFDLTGTYVSTIESTVGLDNLRGLALVNGEVWVCNAGSNNGAPGNAIVRFDTDGNLLGNYPTANSPFDVIDTGTEAIISFINGDSIERFDYSGNSLSVITTSVDFPQQLQYDSTSGSLLVAGFSPPSGIYQFNVSTGAQEYYLDLGSGLRGVIELDNGTLLASSSSGLFTVDTTTNTFNNYNTENSQYFSKVDLTPLSVDDNTFSSFIMYPNPATNYLEISARNKFTTINVSNILGQKVLELNTDSNTERLDVSGLQSGVYLIVVSNGNESVVKKFIKK from the coding sequence ATGAAAAAACTCTACTCTTTAATCTTTTCTTTATTATGTGTTTCTTTTCTGTTTTCACAAGAACGGATTGCTGTTGCGCAAAGTACCAGAGACGTCGTTATACTTTTAGATCCAACAGATGGATCTGTTATAAACAATGATTTTATAGATTTGACAACCTTAGGGGCATCAACACCAAAAGATATTTTACAAGTTGGTGATGAGCTTTGGATCACAGATCAAATACAAGATAGGATAGATAGATTTGATCTAACGGGAACTTACGTTAGCACTATTGAAAGCACTGTAGGTCTTGATAATTTAAGAGGTTTAGCCTTGGTTAATGGAGAAGTTTGGGTCTGTAATGCAGGATCAAACAATGGTGCACCTGGTAACGCTATAGTAAGATTTGATACAGATGGAAATTTGTTGGGTAATTATCCTACAGCAAATAGTCCATTTGATGTGATTGACACAGGTACTGAAGCGATAATTAGTTTTATTAATGGAGACTCTATAGAGCGTTTTGATTACAGTGGCAATAGTTTGAGTGTGATTACTACAAGTGTAGATTTTCCGCAGCAACTTCAATACGATAGTACGAGTGGATCTCTTTTGGTAGCTGGCTTTAGTCCGCCAAGCGGAATTTATCAGTTTAATGTGTCAACCGGAGCTCAGGAGTATTATCTAGATTTAGGCTCAGGTTTAAGAGGCGTAATAGAATTAGATAATGGCACTTTGTTAGCGTCTTCTAGTTCAGGCCTTTTTACAGTAGATACCACCACTAACACGTTTAATAATTATAATACAGAAAATTCTCAATATTTTAGTAAAGTTGATTTAACACCGTTAAGTGTTGACGACAATACATTTTCAAGTTTTATTATGTATCCAAATCCCGCGACTAATTATTTAGAAATTTCTGCTAGAAATAAGTTTACAACTATAAATGTTTCTAATATTTTGGGACAAAAAGTATTAGAACTTAATACCGATTCTAATACAGAACGTTTAGATGTGTCTGGCTTACAATCTGGTGTGTACTTGATAGTAGTTAGTAATGGTAATGAGAGTGTTGTGAAAAAATTCATCAAGAAATAA